From a single Populus trichocarpa isolate Nisqually-1 chromosome 17, P.trichocarpa_v4.1, whole genome shotgun sequence genomic region:
- the LOC18099381 gene encoding protein C2-DOMAIN ABA-RELATED 4 isoform X2, producing MENLLGLLRIHVTRGIDLAIRDIRSSDPYVVVKMGKQKVYDKDTFSLDDKMGDAEFDIRQFIEVVKMQLDNLPTGTIISKIQPSRENCLAEESCIVWANGKVIQNMFLRLRHVESGEVELQLEWIDIPGSRGM from the exons ATGGAGAACTTGTTAGGTTTGCTTAGAATTCATGTGACCAGAGGGATCGACCTTGCTATCAGAGATATCCGCAGCAGTGACCCTTATGTTGTGGTCAAGATGGGCAAACAG AAAGTGTATGACAAAGACACATTCAGCTTAGATGATAAGATGGGAGATGCAGAATTCGACATCAGACAATTCATAGAAGTCGTAAAGATGCAATTGGATAACCTCCCTACTGGAACTATTATAAGCAAAATTCAACCAAGCAGGGAAAACTGCCTAGCTGAAGAGAGCTGCATTGTCTGGGCTAATGGCAAAGTGATTCAAAACATGTTTCTTAGACTTCGACATGTTGAGAGTGGCGAAGTTGAACTCCAGCTAGAGTGGATTGATATTCCTGGTTCAAGGGGCATGTAG
- the LOC18099384 gene encoding uncharacterized protein LOC18099384 isoform X1 gives MEKSKRNVSEKMLLQKQNKNNKKGDDKKNRFLISISFLGSAGPIRVVVNGDDLVSGIISTALKIYAREGRLPVLGFDASNFLLYCVNAASDALNPWEPIGSHEGRNFVLCKKQVQQETTEVRAEIIAKKPSGWKAWIMAQQVLKF, from the exons ATGGAAAAATCGAAGAGAAACGTGAGCGAGAAAATGTTGTTACAAAAGCAGAACAAGAACAATAAGAAAGGTGATGATAAAAAGAACAGGTTCTTGATAAGTATCAGTTTTCTTGGTAGTGCAGGGCCTATAAGGGTTGTGGTTAATGGCGATGATCTTGTTTCTGGGATCATTAGCACTGCTCTAAAGATTTATGCTCGTGAAGGCCGGCTACCAGTTCTTGGCTTTGATGCCAGTAACTTCCTTCTGTACTGTGTAAATGCAGCTTCAGATG CGTTGAATCCATGGGAACCAATAGGTTCTCACGAGGGAAGGAATTTTGTGCTGTGCAAGAAACAGGTGCAGCAAGAAACAACAGAAGTGAGGGCCGAGATCATAGCCAAAAAACCATCTGGCTGGAAGGCATGGATCATGGCTCAACAAGTccttaaattctaa
- the LOC18099383 gene encoding protein PTST, chloroplastic isoform X2, whose amino-acid sequence MEIGTTRCCIGKQVPWFSRNSRMLDVESIHKLPYHVFGCTIKPSNLRFAHSYWGSARKNWMSNVLWRTYTMPVSLEESSSEQPEDYSDDEGSSSEDLPEEPLDQSLSSDELKALLLDSQRKNLTKKLSEANQQNRFLKRQALVTLSEEIAQYEIPEGSRKINGKYVQSHLLSRLRVLQEKLKEQIKDVDAAKSKEVSLFWCGMAESVQVMGSFDGWSQGEHLSPEYDGSFTKFSATLMLRPGRYEIKFLVDGDWQLSPEYPTIGEGLTENNLLIVE is encoded by the exons ATGGAGATAGGCACTACAAG GTGTTGTATTGGCAAACAAGTACCATGGTTTTCACGGAATTCACGAATGTTAGATGTGGAAAGCATCCATAAGCTTCCTTATCATGTGTTTGGCTGCACCATTAAACCAAGCAACCTAAGGTTTGCTCATTCTTATTGGGGCTCTGCTAGGAAAAATTGGATGAGCAATGTATTGTGGAGAACATATACCATGCCTGTTAGTTTGGAGGAATCTTCGTCAGAACAGCCAGAAGACTATTCAGATGATGAAGGGAGTTCATCCGAGGATTTACCAGAAGAGCCTCTTGATCAATCATTGAGCAGTGATGAG TTGAAGGCACTGCTGCTTGATTCTCAGAGAAAAAACCTTACAAAAAAACTAAGTGAAGCCAATCAGCAAAACCGGTTTCTCAAACGACAG GCTTTGGTCACGCTGTCAGAAGAAATAGCTCAATATGAAATTCCAGAAGGGTCAAGAAAGATAAATGGGAAATACGTACAATCTCACCTGCTTTCACGCTTAAGAG TTCTCcaagaaaaattgaaggagCAAATAAAGGATGTGGATGCTGCAAAATCCAAGGAGGTATCCTTGTTCTGGTGTGGCATGGCAGAG AGTGTACAAGTAATGGGCTCCTTTGATGGCTGGAGTCAAGGGGAGCACTTATCACCAGAGTATGATGGTTCTTTTACTAAGTTCTCGGCAACATTAATGCTCAGACCTGGAAG GTATGAAATCAAGTTCTTGGTGGATGGAGATTGGCAGCTGTCTCCTGAATATCCCACCATTGGCGAGGGACTGACAGAAAATAACTTGCTAATTGTTGAGTAG
- the LOC18099383 gene encoding protein PTST, chloroplastic isoform X1 — protein MEIGTTRCCIGKQVPWFSRNSRMLDVESIHKLPYHVFGCTIKPSNLRFAHSYWGSARKNWMSNVLWRTYTMPVSLEESSSEQPEDYSDDEGSSSEDLPEEPLDQSLSSDELKALLLDSQRKNLTKKLSEANQQNRFLKRQLHVMEDALVNFKSELAVMELEIQALVTLSEEIAQYEIPEGSRKINGKYVQSHLLSRLRVLQEKLKEQIKDVDAAKSKEVSLFWCGMAESVQVMGSFDGWSQGEHLSPEYDGSFTKFSATLMLRPGRYEIKFLVDGDWQLSPEYPTIGEGLTENNLLIVE, from the exons ATGGAGATAGGCACTACAAG GTGTTGTATTGGCAAACAAGTACCATGGTTTTCACGGAATTCACGAATGTTAGATGTGGAAAGCATCCATAAGCTTCCTTATCATGTGTTTGGCTGCACCATTAAACCAAGCAACCTAAGGTTTGCTCATTCTTATTGGGGCTCTGCTAGGAAAAATTGGATGAGCAATGTATTGTGGAGAACATATACCATGCCTGTTAGTTTGGAGGAATCTTCGTCAGAACAGCCAGAAGACTATTCAGATGATGAAGGGAGTTCATCCGAGGATTTACCAGAAGAGCCTCTTGATCAATCATTGAGCAGTGATGAG TTGAAGGCACTGCTGCTTGATTCTCAGAGAAAAAACCTTACAAAAAAACTAAGTGAAGCCAATCAGCAAAACCGGTTTCTCAAACGACAG CTGCATGTAATGGAGGATGCACTGGTAAACTTCAAAAGTGAACTTGCTGTGATGGAACTTGAAATTCAG GCTTTGGTCACGCTGTCAGAAGAAATAGCTCAATATGAAATTCCAGAAGGGTCAAGAAAGATAAATGGGAAATACGTACAATCTCACCTGCTTTCACGCTTAAGAG TTCTCcaagaaaaattgaaggagCAAATAAAGGATGTGGATGCTGCAAAATCCAAGGAGGTATCCTTGTTCTGGTGTGGCATGGCAGAG AGTGTACAAGTAATGGGCTCCTTTGATGGCTGGAGTCAAGGGGAGCACTTATCACCAGAGTATGATGGTTCTTTTACTAAGTTCTCGGCAACATTAATGCTCAGACCTGGAAG GTATGAAATCAAGTTCTTGGTGGATGGAGATTGGCAGCTGTCTCCTGAATATCCCACCATTGGCGAGGGACTGACAGAAAATAACTTGCTAATTGTTGAGTAG
- the LOC18099385 gene encoding DELLA protein GAI, producing MKRDHQETIGGAGNSIGNKAESSSSSMATGKGKLWVEDDQDAGGMDELLAVLGYKIKSSEMADVAQKLEQLEMVLGSEDGISHLASDTVHYNPSDLSGWVQSMLSELNNLPSSDLDSSTLLSNNQDSNPSTMTSLDFPNNSQSKAFVDDSEYDLRAIPGVAAYPQQEFDKSNDRKRMKLTLVGSNTAPTLAVNSLQSSNSSCTPSSPQAIMAVSGTLSEPTRPVVLIDSQETGVRLVHTLLACAEAIQQENLKLADALVKHIGVLAASQAGAMRKVATYFAEALARRIYKIFPQDHCLDSSYSDTLEMHFYETCPYLKFAHFTANQAILEAFANASRVHVIDFGLKQGMQWPALMQALALRPGGPPAFRLTGIGPPQPDNTDALQQVGWKLAQLAQTIGVEFEFRGFVASSLADLEAEMLDLRPPEVEAVAVNSVFELHRLLDRPGGIDKVLGSIKAMRPKIVTIVEQEANHNGPVFLDRFTEALHYYSSLFDSLEGSGVTPTSQDLVMSELYLGRQICNVVACEGADRVERHETLAQWRTRFDSAGFDPVHLGSNAFKQASMLLALFAGGDGYRVEENNGCLMLGWHTRPLIATSAWQLAAGDSRLRVNSAEFELPSQ from the coding sequence atgaAGAGAGATCATCAAGAAACCATTGGTGGTGCTGGGAATTCTATTGGCAACAAAGCTgaatcttcttcttcgtcaatGGCAACCGGGAAAGGGAAATTATGGGTTGAAGATGATCAAGATGCAGGTGGCATGGATGAATTACTTGCTGTTTTGGGTTACAAAATTAAGTCTTCGGAAATGGCTGATGTAGCTCAAAAACTTGAACAACTAGAGATGGTTTTGGGTTCAGAGGATGGAATCTCTCATCTTGCTTCTGATACTGTCCATTACAACCCTTCAGATCTCTCTGGTTGGGTTCAAAGCATGCTTTCTGAGCTCAACAATCTACCTTCTTCTGATCTTGATTCATCTACTCTTCTTTCCAATAATCAAGATTCAAATCCTTCCACAATGACCTCTTTAGATTTCCCCAATAATTCTCAATCTAAAGCATTTGTTGACGACTCTGAATATGATCTCAGAGCAATTCCCGGCGTAGCTGCCTATCCTCAACAAGAATTCGATAAGAGCAACGATAGGAAGCGAATGAAGCTCACCCTAGTTGGGTCCAATACCGCGCCGACGCTAGCTGTGAATTCCTTACAATCTTCCAACTCGTCTTGTACTCCTTCTTCTCCACAAGCAATAATGGCAGTTTCAGGTACTTTATCGGAGCCCACGAGACCTGTAGTCCTGATTGACTCACAGGAAACTGGGGTCCGTCTTGTTCATACCCTTTTGGCTTGTGCAGAGGCAATACAGCAAGAAAATCTTAAACTTGCTGATGCCCTTGTTAAGCATATTGGAGTACTTGCAGCATCTCAAGCTGGTGCTATGAGAAAGGTTGCCACGTACTTTGCTGAAGCTTTAGCTCGTCGAATTTACAAGATTTTCCCTCAAGATCACTGTCTTGATTCTTCATATTCAGATACGTTAGAGATGCATTTCTACGAGACTTGCCCTTATCTCAAATTCGCACATTTTACTGCCAATCAAGCCATTCTTGAAGCTTTCGCTAATGCAAGTCGAGTCCACGTTATCGATTTTGGCTTAAAACAAGGAATGCAATGGCCGGCTTTAATGCAAGCGCTTGCATTAAGGCCTGGCGGTCCGCCAGCATTTCGGCTGACGGGAATTGGACCGCCGCAGCCTGATAATACTGATGCTTTGCAGCAAGTGGGGTGGAAGCTAGCACAATTGGCTCAAACTATTGGGGTAGAATTCGAGTTTCGTGGGTTCGTAGCAAGTTCTTTGGCAGATCTTGAGGCGGAGATGCTTGACCTCCGTCCTCCAGAGGTGGAGGCAGTGGCTGTTAACTCAGTTTTTGAGTTGCATCGCTTGTTGGATCGGCCGGGTGGCATCGATAAGGTTCTTGGGTCTATTAAGGCCATGAGGCCTAAAATCGTGACGATTGTTGAGCAAGAAGCAAACCACAACGGTCCGGTTTTTCTAGACCGGTTCACCGAGGCCTTGCATTACTATTCAAGCTTGTTTGACTCACTCGAAGGGTCTGGGGTGACTCCGACGAGTCAGGACCTGGTTATGTCTGAGTTGTACTTGGGGAGGCAGATATGTAATGTGGTGGCCTGCGAAGGGGCTGACCGAGTTGAGCGACATGAAACGTTGGCTCAGTGGAGAACTCGGTTCGATTCGGCTGGGTTCGACCCGGTTCATCTCGGGTCGAATGCCTTTAAACAAGCTAGCATGTTGTTGGCCCTCTTTGCTGGGGGTGATGGGTATAGGGTAGAGGAGAACAACGGGTGTCTCATGCTTGGGTGGCATACTAGGCCACTAATTGCCACCTCCGCATGGCAGCTTGCCGCAGGAGATTCAAGATTACGAGTAAACTCAGCTGAGTTCGAGCTACCGAGTCAATGA
- the LOC18099381 gene encoding protein C2-DOMAIN ABA-RELATED 4 isoform X1, with product MENLLGLLRIHVTRGIDLAIRDIRSSDPYVVVKMGKQKLKTRVIKQNINPEWNDDLTLSVVDPNLPVLIKVYDKDTFSLDDKMGDAEFDIRQFIEVVKMQLDNLPTGTIISKIQPSRENCLAEESCIVWANGKVIQNMFLRLRHVESGEVELQLEWIDIPGSRGM from the exons ATGGAGAACTTGTTAGGTTTGCTTAGAATTCATGTGACCAGAGGGATCGACCTTGCTATCAGAGATATCCGCAGCAGTGACCCTTATGTTGTGGTCAAGATGGGCAAACAG AAACTGAAGACTCGTGTTATAAAGCAAAATATCAATCCTGAGTGGAATGATGATTTAACTCTTTCCGTTGTGGATCCAAATCTTCCAGTCTTGATA AAAGTGTATGACAAAGACACATTCAGCTTAGATGATAAGATGGGAGATGCAGAATTCGACATCAGACAATTCATAGAAGTCGTAAAGATGCAATTGGATAACCTCCCTACTGGAACTATTATAAGCAAAATTCAACCAAGCAGGGAAAACTGCCTAGCTGAAGAGAGCTGCATTGTCTGGGCTAATGGCAAAGTGATTCAAAACATGTTTCTTAGACTTCGACATGTTGAGAGTGGCGAAGTTGAACTCCAGCTAGAGTGGATTGATATTCCTGGTTCAAGGGGCATGTAG
- the LOC18099384 gene encoding uncharacterized protein LOC18099384 isoform X2, which produces MEKSKRNVSEKMLLQKQNKNNKKGDDKKNRFLISISFLGSAGPIRVVVNGDDLVSGIISTALKIYAREGRLPVLGFDASNFLLYCVNAASDGAARNNRSEGRDHSQKTIWLEGMDHGSTSP; this is translated from the exons ATGGAAAAATCGAAGAGAAACGTGAGCGAGAAAATGTTGTTACAAAAGCAGAACAAGAACAATAAGAAAGGTGATGATAAAAAGAACAGGTTCTTGATAAGTATCAGTTTTCTTGGTAGTGCAGGGCCTATAAGGGTTGTGGTTAATGGCGATGATCTTGTTTCTGGGATCATTAGCACTGCTCTAAAGATTTATGCTCGTGAAGGCCGGCTACCAGTTCTTGGCTTTGATGCCAGTAACTTCCTTCTGTACTGTGTAAATGCAGCTTCAGATG GTGCAGCAAGAAACAACAGAAGTGAGGGCCGAGATCATAGCCAAAAAACCATCTGGCTGGAAGGCATGGATCATGGCTCAACAAGTccttaa
- the LOC18099380 gene encoding transcription factor MYB1, translated as MVGSLGVRKGAWTEEEDILLRKCVEKYGEGRWHEVPSRAGLNRCRKSCRMRWLNYLKPNVKRGQFSVDEVDLIIRLHKLLGNRWSLIAGRLSGRTANDVKNYWNSNQRKKVISSTDEVQSKPKAKSITRDNIIKPQPWKFRNLFWLRGKSTPLINVGSQYGDDLCKPCYSTVSPPSDINEVESIWWESSLESSLDDKEINPTINSSCLGSVSAAAAYLESSESHFVKNNAPRGIKTGDVFYEQGQNCWSDISLDADLWNLINTELDQQQPEGLQSIML; from the exons ATGGTAGGCTCATTAGGAGTAAGGAAAGGTGCATGGACGGAGGAGGAAGATATACTTCTAAGGAAGTGCGTTGAGAAATATGGTGAAGGAAGATGGCATGAAGTTCCTTCCAGAGCAG GCTTGAATCGATGCAGGAAAAGCTGCAGAATGAGGTGGTTGAATTATCTTAAGCCAAATGTCAAGAGAGGACAGTTTTCGGTGGACGAAGTGGACTTGATTATCAGACTACACAAGTTGCTTGGCAATAG GTGGTCATTGATAGCTGGTAGACTTTCAGGAAGAACAGCGAATGATGTAAAGAATTATTGGAACTCAAACCAGCGTAAGAAGGTGATTTCTAGCACTGATGAAGTTCAATCAAAACCAAAAGCAAAATCAATCACAAGAGACAACATAATAAAGCCTCAACCTTGGAAGTTCAGAAATTTATTCTGGTTAAGAGGAAAAAGTACTCCACTTATTAATGTTGGTTCTCAATATGGGGACGATCTTTGTAAGCCATGTTATTCAACAGTATCGCCACCTTCCGACATTAATGAAGTTGAAAGTATATGGTGGGAAAGCTCGTTAGAAAGCTCGTTAGATGACAAAGAAATTAATCCAACGATCAACAGCAGTTGTCTGGGTTCTgtttcagcagcagcagcttacCTAGAGTCCAGCGAAAGTCATTTTGTAAAGAACAACGCACCAAGAGGGATAAAAACTGGGGACGTGTTCTATGAACAAGGACAAAATTGTTGGAGTGACATTTCTTTGGATGCAGACCTTTGGAATCTAATCAATACAGAACTAGATCAACAGCAACCTGAAGGACTTCAGTCTATAATGTTGTAA